A window of Thermoanaerobaculia bacterium contains these coding sequences:
- a CDS encoding tetratricopeptide repeat protein — MPSAAREESQAGLWRIGALVFLVAFAVRGLHLAFFRSASFFPLLVGDARGYEAWARRLAAGDWVGSEVFYQAPLYPYLLGLWYALAGPDLLALRVLQIALGALACALVAVASGRLFGRNAGWAAGLLLAFYAPAIFFDLLVQKAVLDLLLVALLLQLVSLLVERVDRRLAFWAGVVLGLLVLSRENAVVLLPVFLAWIWCRARPRAASVLLCVAGVAAVLAPVAVRNYRIGGELQLTTAQLGPNLYIGNHDGATGSYVPLRPGRGDASFERRDAADLAEAASGRKLTAGEVSRYWRERATGWIRAHPGRWLELLGRKLLLAWNGQEAMDTEDLATHAEVSPPLRWLARLAHFGLLAPLALLGIWWSRERGRELWVLHASIGVYTASLVAFYVVARYRLPLVPMLAPFAGFALVEIPARWRRGPAGERLRAGLILAVAGLMVNLPLLPRLAGASGESLRALTHLNYAQAFEVQGKSEEASAQYRRALELDPANAHAHTNLGVLAAGRGEREAALRHFQAAAASAPGQARNQSNLGVELQVQGRTAEAIASFERAVALEPRDAGFRFQLGAALAAAGRPGSAIAQFEEFLRLEPGDAEGVQAAKAHNNLGILLASTGRAAEAVPHFAAAVRLDPDFRDAALNLARARDLSIAGPAAP; from the coding sequence GTGCCATCCGCAGCGCGCGAGGAATCTCAGGCCGGTCTCTGGCGCATCGGGGCTCTCGTCTTTCTTGTCGCCTTCGCGGTGCGGGGGCTGCACCTCGCGTTCTTCCGCAGCGCGTCCTTCTTCCCCCTCCTCGTGGGGGATGCCCGAGGCTATGAAGCGTGGGCGCGGCGGCTCGCGGCCGGCGACTGGGTGGGGAGCGAGGTCTTCTACCAGGCCCCTCTCTATCCCTATCTGCTGGGCCTGTGGTACGCGCTCGCCGGCCCCGACCTGCTCGCTCTGAGGGTGCTCCAGATCGCCCTGGGTGCGCTTGCCTGCGCCTTGGTCGCCGTCGCTTCCGGACGGCTCTTCGGTCGGAACGCCGGGTGGGCTGCCGGCCTTCTGCTCGCCTTCTACGCTCCGGCGATCTTCTTCGACCTCCTGGTGCAGAAGGCGGTGCTCGATCTTTTGCTGGTCGCGCTACTCCTGCAGCTGGTCTCGCTGTTGGTCGAGCGCGTCGACAGGAGACTAGCGTTCTGGGCCGGCGTCGTGCTCGGGCTCCTCGTGCTCAGCCGGGAGAACGCGGTTGTCCTCCTGCCGGTCTTCCTGGCCTGGATCTGGTGCCGCGCCCGACCGCGCGCTGCGTCGGTCCTCCTGTGCGTCGCGGGCGTTGCGGCGGTCCTCGCTCCGGTCGCTGTGCGCAACTATCGGATCGGCGGCGAGCTGCAGCTCACGACCGCGCAGCTCGGTCCCAACCTCTACATCGGAAATCACGACGGGGCCACCGGAAGCTACGTGCCGCTGCGGCCAGGGCGGGGGGACGCGAGCTTCGAACGCCGGGACGCGGCCGATCTCGCAGAGGCCGCGAGCGGGAGGAAGCTCACCGCGGGCGAGGTTTCGCGCTACTGGAGAGAGCGCGCCACGGGCTGGATACGAGCCCATCCCGGTCGTTGGCTGGAGCTCCTGGGCCGCAAGCTACTGCTCGCCTGGAACGGTCAGGAGGCCATGGACACGGAAGATCTCGCGACGCATGCCGAGGTCTCGCCGCCACTGCGCTGGCTCGCCCGGTTGGCGCACTTCGGTCTGCTCGCGCCGCTCGCACTGCTCGGCATCTGGTGGAGCCGGGAGCGCGGACGCGAGCTCTGGGTGCTGCACGCCTCGATCGGCGTCTACACCGCGAGCCTGGTCGCCTTCTACGTCGTGGCCCGCTACCGCCTGCCGCTGGTCCCGATGCTCGCACCCTTCGCCGGTTTCGCGCTGGTTGAGATTCCGGCGAGGTGGCGACGCGGCCCCGCGGGCGAGCGGCTCCGGGCCGGGCTGATTCTCGCCGTCGCCGGCCTGATGGTGAATCTGCCGCTCCTGCCGCGGTTGGCGGGAGCCTCGGGGGAGAGCCTGCGCGCCCTGACGCATCTCAACTACGCCCAGGCGTTCGAGGTCCAGGGGAAGAGCGAGGAGGCCAGCGCGCAGTATCGCCGGGCTCTGGAGCTCGACCCGGCGAACGCGCACGCGCACACCAACCTCGGCGTACTCGCCGCCGGGCGAGGAGAGCGCGAGGCGGCGCTTCGTCACTTCCAGGCCGCGGCGGCGAGCGCCCCGGGGCAGGCGCGCAATCAGAGCAACCTGGGGGTCGAGCTGCAGGTGCAGGGGCGCACAGCGGAGGCGATTGCGAGCTTCGAGCGCGCCGTCGCGCTCGAGCCAAGGGACGCTGGCTTCCGCTTCCAGCTCGGCGCCGCGCTCGCCGCAGCCGGGCGGCCCGGGTCGGCGATCGCCCAGTTCGAGGAGTTTCTTCGGCTCGAGCCTGGCGACGCGGAGGGAGTGCAGGCCGCGAAGGCCCACAACAACTTGGGCATCCTGCTCGCCTCCACGGGCCGCGCAGCCGAGGCCGTGCCGCATTTCGCGGCCGCCGTCCGCCTGGACCCGGACTTCCGCGACGCCGCCCTCAACCTCGCCCGGGCGCGCGACCTGTCGATCGCAGGC